The following coding sequences are from one Treponema parvum window:
- a CDS encoding FecCD family ABC transporter permease — MPILPNYKTDEHIPRRESPVLFGLFLFALPIIAMIVSLSIGRYSVPASDTVRAVVQLLVNKSVALAKDDVEAQIIIGIRLPRILLGLLCGCALATAGAGLQALLSNPLVSPDTLGIASGASFGAALALLLDQRLLIVQLSAMTFGLLALYLTYQAGKMKRHQSMVMLVLAGVMVSALFQAMVSLIKYTADSEEKLPTITYWLLGSLNNATWKGLAVGAPIIFAGTLILILARWKCNVLTLSEDEAKSMGVNLRKIRLLIIIASAAIIASSVSMCGQIGWVGLVVPHICRMLFGSDNQRVIPASASIGAVFMLLLDTFARSATQSEIPLSVLTAIVGAPFFIILLKRTGGGWN; from the coding sequence ATGCCGATACTTCCGAACTATAAAACAGACGAACATATTCCTCGCCGCGAATCTCCCGTTTTATTCGGTCTTTTTTTGTTCGCTTTGCCGATCATCGCAATGATCGTAAGCTTATCTATCGGAAGATATTCCGTTCCGGCGAGCGACACGGTTCGAGCCGTAGTTCAACTTCTTGTCAATAAAAGCGTAGCGCTGGCAAAGGATGATGTCGAAGCGCAAATCATTATCGGCATCAGGCTTCCCCGCATTCTCTTGGGGCTTTTGTGCGGCTGTGCGCTGGCAACGGCCGGAGCAGGACTGCAGGCGCTATTGTCGAATCCGCTGGTTTCCCCCGACACTCTGGGGATAGCTTCGGGAGCGAGCTTCGGCGCGGCGCTGGCCCTGCTTTTGGATCAGCGATTGCTCATAGTGCAGTTGAGCGCAATGACGTTCGGTCTTCTGGCTTTGTATCTTACGTATCAAGCGGGAAAAATGAAGAGGCATCAATCCATGGTTATGCTGGTGCTGGCCGGCGTCATGGTGTCCGCGCTGTTTCAGGCGATGGTTTCTTTGATTAAGTATACGGCGGACTCGGAAGAAAAACTGCCTACGATTACCTATTGGCTATTGGGCAGTCTGAATAACGCAACATGGAAGGGCTTGGCCGTAGGCGCTCCGATTATTTTTGCGGGAACGCTGATTTTAATTCTTGCGCGCTGGAAGTGCAATGTGCTGACCTTATCCGAAGACGAAGCTAAATCCATGGGCGTCAATCTGCGCAAAATACGGCTGCTGATTATCATCGCATCGGCGGCGATAATCGCATCCAGCGTTTCCATGTGCGGGCAGATCGGTTGGGTAGGCTTGGTGGTGCCGCACATATGCCGCATGCTGTTCGGAAGCGACAATCAGAGAGTTATTCCCGCAAGCGCCAGTATCGGCGCGGTATTTATGCTGCTGCTGGATACTTTTGCCCGGAGCGCAACTCAGTCCGAAATACCTCTTTCCGTTCTTACGGCCATAGTGGGCGCGCCTTTTTTTATCATCCTGCTCAAGCGGACAGGAGGCGGCTGGAATTGA
- a CDS encoding ABC transporter ATP-binding protein, which yields MKFEVRSGTFSFKGAAPILQNINFSIKGRCVLSILGPNGVGKTTLLRCMMGMLPWQSGGSYVDGQNIAEISEKELWRQIAYVPQAKYMPFAFTVEEMILLGRSVHTGLFGTPGEKDRQFCEEAMAAVGITHLRTKHCNRLSGGELQMVLIARALCSRPKMLVLDEPESNLDFRNQLIILETVRRLSKEDGLCCVFNTHYPAHALRISDLSLVLSRDGESLFGPSDEVITSKTMEDIFRVHVDILQASYLGVNYHAVTAVSLL from the coding sequence TTGAAATTTGAAGTCCGCAGCGGAACCTTTTCGTTTAAAGGCGCAGCTCCGATTTTACAAAACATAAACTTTTCTATAAAAGGCCGCTGCGTGCTGTCAATCCTCGGCCCCAACGGAGTCGGGAAAACGACCCTGCTGCGCTGTATGATGGGCATGCTCCCGTGGCAGTCAGGCGGTAGTTACGTCGACGGCCAAAATATTGCGGAGATTTCCGAGAAGGAGCTTTGGCGGCAGATTGCATACGTTCCGCAAGCAAAATACATGCCTTTTGCCTTTACCGTAGAAGAAATGATTTTATTGGGACGCAGCGTTCACACGGGATTATTCGGCACGCCCGGAGAAAAAGACCGGCAGTTTTGTGAAGAAGCGATGGCCGCCGTGGGAATTACGCATTTGAGAACCAAACACTGCAACCGTTTAAGCGGCGGAGAACTGCAGATGGTGCTTATTGCCCGTGCGCTGTGCAGCCGGCCTAAGATGCTGGTGTTGGACGAACCCGAATCGAATCTGGATTTTAGGAACCAGCTTATTATTTTGGAAACCGTCCGCCGCTTGTCAAAAGAGGACGGATTATGCTGTGTCTTTAACACCCATTATCCCGCGCACGCCCTGCGGATATCCGACCTGTCGCTGGTTCTGTCACGCGACGGCGAAAGCTTATTCGGCCCATCGGATGAAGTCATCACTTCAAAGACGATGGAGGACATTTTTAGGGTTCACGTGGATATTTTACAGGCTTCCTATTTGGGAGTGAATTATCATGCGGTAACGGCAGTCTCTTTATTGTGA